One stretch of Nodularia sp. LEGE 06071 DNA includes these proteins:
- a CDS encoding peptidoglycan-binding protein, which translates to MRPCHSSILIFTCFTCLGFYPHRASTATSNLASPEIAQASSTISALPTFLIPGSQGTEVKGLQTKLKDLGYYDDAIDGLYGKNTQNAVVQFQRFRNLKRTDGYADVTTRQSLKAAAAEKNFFAASSVDTLAQAEQPQAEQPQAEQPQPSQRGFLWWSLLGLGILGSIGALLFLLRWYRQSKVESQSTTTEFKASSPGHKNQTKQPSPELQNNSTPQENHVSVINPQTGKTSIPTSVLPPETTSRLAKLSIIDELIQDLRSSDRTKRRKAIWSLGQQGDSRAIQPLVDLMIDADSQQRSLILASLAEINARALKPMNRALAISLQDESPQVRQNAIRDLTRVYDMMTQMSQMLAHALEDQDADVQTTAKYALNQMNKMRVLPNQPSLPEDHRKKPEQKKL; encoded by the coding sequence ATGAGGCCATGCCATTCCTCAATTCTGATTTTTACTTGTTTTACTTGCCTGGGTTTTTACCCACATCGCGCAAGTACGGCAACATCTAACTTAGCATCTCCAGAAATTGCCCAAGCAAGTTCAACAATCTCTGCCCTCCCGACTTTTCTTATACCCGGTAGTCAAGGGACAGAGGTGAAGGGATTGCAAACCAAATTAAAGGATTTAGGATACTACGATGATGCGATAGATGGACTGTATGGGAAAAATACCCAAAATGCTGTAGTTCAGTTTCAGAGATTCCGAAATTTAAAAAGAACAGATGGCTATGCTGATGTGACAACTAGGCAGAGTCTGAAAGCAGCTGCGGCAGAAAAAAATTTCTTTGCCGCCTCTTCTGTTGATACTCTGGCGCAAGCAGAACAGCCGCAAGCAGAACAGCCGCAAGCAGAACAGCCGCAACCGAGCCAGCGAGGGTTTCTTTGGTGGTCATTATTGGGTCTGGGAATTCTCGGAAGTATTGGCGCTCTACTGTTCTTGCTGAGATGGTATCGTCAAAGCAAAGTTGAGTCACAATCGACAACTACTGAATTTAAAGCTTCGAGTCCTGGTCACAAAAACCAGACCAAGCAACCGTCGCCAGAGTTGCAAAACAACTCAACCCCGCAGGAGAATCATGTATCTGTCATTAATCCACAAACAGGAAAAACATCAATTCCCACATCAGTATTACCACCTGAAACAACTTCCCGTCTGGCTAAACTGAGTATTATTGATGAACTGATTCAGGACTTACGTAGTAGCGATCGCACCAAGCGGCGCAAGGCTATTTGGAGTTTGGGTCAGCAAGGCGACTCACGGGCAATTCAGCCACTGGTAGACTTGATGATTGATGCTGATTCTCAACAACGCAGTTTAATTTTGGCATCTTTGGCAGAAATTAACGCTCGCGCACTCAAACCAATGAACCGTGCTTTGGCGATTTCATTACAAGATGAAAGTCCACAAGTGCGGCAAAATGCCATCCGTGACCTAACTCGCGTTTATGACATGATGACTCAAATGAGCCAGATGTTAGCCCACGCGCTGGAAGACCAGGATGCTGATGTGCAAACTACGGCCAAGTATGCGCTGAATCAGATGAATAAAATGCGGGTTTTACCCAATCAGCCGAGTCTACCTGAAGATCATCGCAAAAAGCCAGAACAGAAGAAGTTATAA
- a CDS encoding WD40 repeat domain-containing protein, giving the protein MWNIANGECIKTFKPRPNWIGAVAFSPDGKIIVSGDANAGIKIWDLLTPKCVKSLRTSPLYESRNIYGITGGTEAQKSTLMNLGAVES; this is encoded by the coding sequence TTGTGGAATATTGCTAACGGCGAATGTATCAAAACTTTCAAACCCAGACCTAACTGGATTGGTGCAGTGGCATTTAGTCCTGATGGTAAAATTATAGTCAGTGGCGATGCCAACGCTGGGATTAAAATCTGGGATCTGCTCACCCCAAAATGTGTTAAAAGCTTAAGAACCTCACCCCTGTATGAATCCAGGAATATTTACGGAATTACAGGTGGGACAGAGGCGCAGAAATCGACCTTAATGAATTTGGGTGCAGTAGAGAGTTAG
- a CDS encoding Ppx/GppA phosphatase family protein, with protein sequence MLNLVSASWESVSTQPVKQNRIIAAIDMGTNSLHMVVVKIDPTLPSFRIIAKEKETVRLGNRDIATGELKPEIIDKAITALKRFQEVAKTAKAETIIAVATSAVREAPNGKDFLHRVEDELGLSVDLISGQEEARRIYLGVLSGMEFNNQPHIVVDIGGGSTELILGDSQEARSLTSTKVGAVRLTSEYITKDPISDAEFQYLQAYTRGMLERSVEDVLANIQLGESPRLVGTSGTIETLAMIHARENLDTVPSTLNGYEFSLKDLQNWVYRLRKMTNSEIANIPGMPDKRSEVILAGAVILQEAMTLLGVDSVTVCGRALREGVIVDWMLAHGLIEDRLRYQGSVRQRSVLKQADKYHINLEHSDRVALFAMSLFDQTQGKLHNWGVNERQMLWAAAILHNCGHYISHSSHHKHSYYLVRNSELLGYTETEIEIIANLARYHRKSQPKKKHENYRNLLSKEHRQIVSQLSALLRLAVALDRRQIGAIARVNCEYHPDSQEFKMLIFPSKPDDECALELWSLDYKKPVFEDEFKIKLLANLTKNNGIQAPSF encoded by the coding sequence ATGCTGAATTTAGTTTCAGCTAGCTGGGAAAGTGTTAGCACTCAACCAGTTAAGCAAAACCGGATTATTGCTGCCATTGACATGGGAACTAATTCCCTGCACATGGTAGTAGTAAAGATTGACCCGACGCTACCATCGTTTCGGATTATTGCCAAAGAAAAAGAAACCGTCAGACTGGGTAATCGTGATATCGCTACTGGAGAACTGAAACCAGAAATCATTGACAAGGCGATTACCGCCCTCAAACGCTTTCAAGAAGTTGCCAAAACAGCCAAAGCTGAAACAATCATCGCAGTAGCAACTAGCGCTGTGCGAGAAGCCCCCAATGGTAAAGATTTTCTGCACAGAGTAGAAGACGAATTAGGTTTAAGCGTTGACTTGATTTCTGGTCAAGAAGAAGCGCGACGCATCTACCTTGGTGTACTGTCGGGGATGGAATTTAACAACCAACCCCATATCGTGGTTGATATTGGCGGTGGTTCTACAGAATTAATTTTGGGGGACAGTCAAGAAGCCCGCAGTCTCACCAGTACAAAAGTGGGTGCAGTCAGACTCACCAGCGAGTACATCACTAAAGACCCCATCAGCGATGCCGAGTTTCAATACCTGCAAGCCTACACACGTGGGATGCTAGAACGTTCTGTGGAGGATGTGCTAGCAAATATCCAGTTAGGTGAATCTCCTCGTTTGGTGGGAACCTCCGGGACGATCGAAACCCTGGCCATGATTCACGCACGAGAAAATTTAGATACTGTACCTTCTACCCTTAATGGTTACGAGTTCAGCCTGAAGGACTTGCAGAATTGGGTATATCGCTTGCGGAAAATGACTAACTCGGAGATTGCTAATATACCCGGTATGCCAGATAAGCGATCGGAAGTGATCTTGGCTGGCGCTGTCATTTTACAGGAAGCCATGACTTTGTTAGGTGTGGATTCAGTGACGGTGTGCGGACGCGCTCTCCGGGAAGGCGTGATTGTGGACTGGATGCTAGCCCACGGTTTGATTGAAGATAGACTGCGCTATCAAGGTTCGGTGCGTCAACGGAGTGTTCTGAAACAGGCTGACAAGTATCATATCAATTTAGAACATAGCGATCGCGTGGCCTTATTTGCCATGAGTTTATTTGACCAAACCCAAGGGAAGTTACACAATTGGGGAGTCAACGAGCGACAAATGTTATGGGCTGCGGCCATCTTACATAATTGCGGGCATTATATTAGCCATTCGTCTCACCACAAGCATTCCTACTATCTAGTTCGCAATAGTGAATTACTCGGCTATACCGAAACCGAGATTGAAATCATTGCTAATTTAGCGCGTTATCACCGTAAATCACAGCCCAAGAAGAAACACGAAAATTACCGGAATTTGCTGAGTAAAGAACATCGACAAATAGTCAGCCAATTAAGTGCGCTGTTGAGATTGGCAGTTGCATTGGATAGGCGACAAATTGGGGCGATTGCCCGTGTCAACTGTGAATATCATCCTGATAGCCAGGAATTTAAAATGTTGATTTTTCCTTCAAAACCTGATGATGAATGCGCCTTAGAACTCTGGAGTTTAGATTATAAAAAACCAGTGTTTGAGGATGAGTTTAAAATTAAGCTCTTGGCAAATTTGACCAAGAATAACGGGATACAAGCCCCATCTTTTTAA
- a CDS encoding DUF2141 domain-containing protein has protein sequence MFKKLGLSVLLLAVMGNLAWTSSTRASFQGKLTVEIDGLRNTEGQVCVSIFGNSQGFPSNSDRVLKKQCTKIADNSLKVTFDNLQAGSYAVAVIHDQNKDQILNRNNLGMPIEGFGFSRNPEVRTSPPKFRDAAFLLAGPNTVIQIQLKYL, from the coding sequence ATGTTTAAAAAATTGGGACTTAGTGTGCTGCTACTGGCAGTTATGGGAAATTTAGCCTGGACATCGAGTACTAGGGCCAGTTTCCAGGGAAAGCTTACCGTGGAAATTGATGGATTGAGAAACACAGAAGGACAGGTTTGTGTGAGCATATTTGGTAATAGTCAAGGATTCCCCAGCAATAGCGATCGCGTACTCAAAAAACAGTGTACGAAGATTGCCGACAACTCCTTAAAAGTTACTTTTGATAACTTACAAGCTGGTAGTTATGCTGTTGCCGTTATCCATGATCAGAATAAAGACCAAATCCTCAATCGTAATAACCTTGGTATGCCCATCGAAGGCTTTGGGTTTTCCCGAAACCCAGAAGTTCGCACCAGTCCTCCTAAATTCAGGGATGCCGCTTTTTTGTTAGCAGGCCCAAATACAGTTATCCAAATCCAGTTGAAATATTTATAA
- a CDS encoding RNA-guided endonuclease TnpB family protein, with protein MFNLTYEFKLKPTQKQSNTFEQWLEINRRVYNYALRERKDWYKSRSCQVNACSLRREYIIRSDTPRPTYASQCKSLTEAKRTNPDLKSVQSQVLQQTLKRLETAFTSMWEQNHGFPRFKKSGKMRSFVFPQMKGDKLSGGRINLPVIGWVKFRQSRSIPDGGVMKLARVVKRVSGWYVMLTIQWDVSLPQPMPHGEAVGIDVGLTNFIATSHGLLVKRPRFFVDAERQLKLLQQRVSKKRLGSNNWKKAQKKVASLHEYVANCRKDWHRKLSHQICDSVGMVFVEDLNLVGLSRGMLGKHCLDAGFGQFFNILEQTCFKRDVYFQKVDARKTSQICPNCGIKTGKKELSQRTHVCSNCGYTTDRDVAAAQVVAIRGLAAVGHTVKMLAEGKFIGIPVKQESSCL; from the coding sequence GTGTTTAACCTAACCTACGAATTTAAACTCAAGCCGACTCAAAAACAATCGAATACTTTTGAGCAATGGCTTGAGATTAATCGTCGAGTCTATAACTATGCTTTGCGCGAACGTAAAGATTGGTATAAATCTCGCAGTTGTCAGGTTAATGCTTGTTCCCTCCGTCGTGAATACATCATTCGGTCCGATACTCCCCGTCCCACCTACGCTAGTCAATGCAAATCATTAACTGAAGCCAAAAGGACTAATCCTGATCTAAAATCTGTACAATCTCAGGTCTTGCAACAAACGTTAAAACGACTTGAAACCGCATTCACAAGTATGTGGGAACAAAATCATGGATTTCCTAGATTTAAAAAATCTGGAAAGATGCGTAGTTTTGTCTTCCCGCAAATGAAGGGGGATAAATTAAGTGGTGGGAGAATTAACCTACCTGTGATTGGTTGGGTTAAATTCCGACAATCCCGTTCAATCCCAGATGGGGGAGTGATGAAACTTGCACGTGTAGTCAAGCGTGTTTCTGGGTGGTACGTCATGTTAACTATCCAGTGGGATGTTAGTCTACCCCAACCCATGCCACACGGGGAAGCAGTAGGAATAGATGTCGGACTAACAAATTTTATTGCCACTTCTCATGGTCTTTTAGTCAAGCGTCCGAGGTTTTTTGTAGATGCCGAACGCCAGCTGAAATTGCTGCAACAGCGTGTCTCCAAAAAGCGATTAGGCTCGAACAATTGGAAAAAAGCACAAAAGAAAGTTGCTTCATTGCATGAGTACGTTGCTAATTGTCGTAAAGACTGGCACAGAAAGCTGTCTCATCAAATTTGTGACAGCGTTGGCATGGTGTTTGTTGAGGATTTAAATTTAGTTGGTTTGTCCCGTGGAATGTTGGGTAAACATTGCTTGGATGCTGGATTCGGTCAATTCTTTAATATCCTCGAACAAACTTGTTTTAAACGTGATGTCTATTTCCAAAAAGTAGATGCGCGGAAAACAAGCCAAATCTGTCCCAACTGCGGAATTAAGACAGGAAAGAAAGAACTTTCACAACGTACTCATGTTTGCTCAAATTGCGGCTATACGACTGATAGAGATGTTGCAGCCGCTCAAGTAGTCGCAATACGTGGACTTGCAGCCGTAGGGCATACGGTCAAGATGCTTGCTGAGGGTAAATTCATTGGAATCCCCGTGAAGCAAGAATCCTCGTGCCTTTAG
- a CDS encoding DMT family transporter encodes MQLKLSASKFPLAPLLLIAPFFLWGTAMVAMKGVIPHTTPLFMAGVRLLPAGVLILIAAAYMDKPQPKGWSAWLWIILFALIDGALFQGFLAEGLVRTTAGLGSVMIDSQPLAVALLSLWLFQEHIGLWGWLGLGLGILGISLIGLPDEWILHFFDANVNFTMGEWQDLFASGEWLMLLAALSMAAGTVMIRFVCKYADPVTATGWHMILGGLPLWGISAVTESHQWQNLATSEWMALGYATVFGSAIAYGLFFYFASSGSLTSLSSLTFLTPVFALLFGNLFLSEVLSPLQWVGVGLTLISIYLINQRNELAGQDHKVSEKEQTTQQSPVLEASAHK; translated from the coding sequence ATGCAACTGAAACTCAGTGCATCGAAATTTCCCTTAGCGCCCTTACTGTTAATCGCCCCGTTTTTCCTGTGGGGAACGGCAATGGTGGCGATGAAAGGAGTTATACCCCACACTACACCCCTATTTATGGCTGGTGTGCGATTGCTACCCGCTGGGGTGTTAATTTTGATAGCCGCAGCATATATGGATAAACCCCAACCCAAAGGTTGGTCAGCATGGCTGTGGATTATTTTATTTGCCTTGATCGATGGGGCTTTATTTCAAGGCTTTTTGGCGGAGGGATTAGTCAGAACGACTGCTGGTTTAGGTTCTGTGATGATTGACTCCCAACCGTTGGCGGTGGCTTTGTTGTCGTTGTGGCTATTCCAAGAACATATTGGTTTGTGGGGATGGCTGGGATTAGGATTGGGAATCCTCGGCATCAGTTTAATTGGTTTGCCCGATGAGTGGATTCTTCACTTTTTTGATGCCAACGTCAATTTCACTATGGGCGAATGGCAAGATTTGTTTGCTAGTGGTGAATGGTTAATGCTGTTAGCTGCCCTCTCAATGGCTGCGGGAACAGTGATGATTCGGTTTGTGTGTAAATATGCTGATCCGGTAACCGCTACGGGATGGCACATGATTTTGGGCGGATTGCCGTTGTGGGGAATTTCCGCAGTGACAGAATCGCACCAGTGGCAGAATCTGGCAACATCTGAGTGGATGGCTTTGGGTTATGCTACAGTTTTTGGGAGTGCGATCGCCTACGGATTATTTTTTTACTTTGCTTCTAGTGGTAGTTTGACCAGTCTCAGTTCTCTGACTTTTCTGACTCCCGTCTTTGCCCTCTTATTTGGCAATCTCTTCCTCTCGGAAGTTCTCAGTCCCTTGCAGTGGGTAGGAGTAGGACTGACTTTAATCAGTATATATCTCATTAACCAGCGCAATGAATTGGCGGGACAGGATCACAAAGTGAGTGAGAAAGAACAAACTACACAGCAATCACCAGTCTTAGAAGCATCCGCTCATAAATAA
- a CDS encoding GNAT family N-acetyltransferase, whose translation MAARIKMTSLLPRHLSVVIRPAQYRDLDGIEQITQDSFTSLTPKEAQLAISQMQWLRRWYGLLKFLSWFPNPLKYRFCAYVAEQGRVLLGMIQVSPFNRTRSTWRIDRVMLAPSVEKQAVGSQLLRHCFESILEARTWLLEVNVNDKDALALYRQNGFQRLAEMTYWEIDPQLLAELAQAEPDLPNLLPVSNADAQLLYQLDTASMPPLVRQVFDRNTRDFKTSLFGALTDAVKQWVTKTEVVSGYVFEPQRKAAIGYFQVQLDRKGKTPHVATLTVHPAYTWLYPELLSQLARIVQDFPQQGLQLASSDYQAEREEYLERIGAERIEHTLVMSRSVWHKLRESKFVSLEGIQWTGVLQGLQPARKPIPGGMTWIQKTQQPASDRPAPTKSEPLTFKCENLSMEAFPIPETTDRTQEN comes from the coding sequence ATGGCAGCTCGAATTAAAATGACTTCATTACTTCCTCGACACCTCAGCGTTGTCATCCGGCCAGCCCAATACCGGGATCTGGACGGAATTGAACAAATAACTCAAGACTCATTCACAAGCCTCACTCCCAAAGAAGCTCAACTGGCAATTAGCCAGATGCAATGGTTACGGCGTTGGTATGGATTACTCAAATTTTTGAGTTGGTTTCCTAACCCCCTCAAGTATCGCTTCTGTGCCTACGTAGCAGAGCAAGGGCGAGTGCTTTTAGGAATGATTCAAGTGTCACCCTTTAACCGCACACGCAGTACATGGCGGATTGATCGGGTCATGCTGGCTCCATCTGTGGAGAAGCAAGCAGTCGGCTCGCAACTTTTGCGCCATTGCTTTGAGTCGATTTTGGAAGCTCGGACTTGGCTATTAGAAGTTAATGTCAATGATAAAGACGCACTGGCACTATATCGCCAAAATGGATTTCAGCGTCTAGCAGAAATGACCTACTGGGAAATTGATCCCCAATTACTCGCGGAATTAGCCCAAGCAGAGCCTGACTTGCCCAATCTTCTCCCTGTCAGTAATGCCGATGCTCAATTACTCTATCAGTTAGATACAGCATCAATGCCTCCTTTGGTGCGTCAAGTTTTTGACCGCAACACTCGCGACTTTAAAACCAGTTTGTTTGGGGCTTTAACTGATGCTGTCAAGCAGTGGGTAACCAAAACCGAAGTAGTTAGTGGTTACGTCTTTGAACCCCAACGCAAAGCAGCCATCGGCTATTTCCAAGTCCAACTTGATCGCAAAGGTAAAACTCCTCATGTCGCCACGCTGACAGTTCACCCCGCTTATACGTGGCTGTACCCAGAGTTACTTTCCCAATTAGCTCGTATTGTCCAAGATTTCCCCCAGCAAGGTTTACAACTCGCATCATCAGACTACCAAGCAGAAAGAGAAGAGTATTTAGAGCGCATTGGGGCAGAACGCATAGAACATACCTTAGTGATGTCTCGTTCAGTTTGGCATAAGCTGCGGGAGTCTAAATTTGTCTCCTTAGAAGGCATTCAGTGGACTGGGGTGCTGCAAGGTTTGCAACCAGCTCGTAAACCCATACCAGGTGGGATGACATGGATACAAAAAACGCAGCAACCAGCCTCAGACAGGCCAGCGCCAACCAAATCAGAACCTTTAACCTTTAAGTGCGAAAATTTGAGTATGGAAGCATTCCCCATTCCGGAGACAACAGATAGAACACAGGAGAACTAG
- a CDS encoding cytochrome P450: protein MITNPENSAIHKSAKLPPKFRSPRFIQTMQSIFTPISSLEEAQQRYGDIYLAEFSSFPSQVVLSNVQAIEAVFTADANLFEIDSEGQIIEPLLGANSLVLLDGDRHLQQRKLLMPPFHGERMRAYGQLIRDITQQVTNQWTVGENFVARTSMQDISLQVILRAVFGLKEGERYQQIKEVLTEMLDTFNSPLSSVFLFLKSLQRDLGAWSPWGKFIRRRKQFNELIYQEIRERRHHRESQGNDILSLLLSARDENGEEMTDVELRDQLITMLFAGHETTAIALAWALYWVHSIPEVREKLLQELNSIDVANADPTVITQLPYLNAVCSETLRIYPVVFFSLPRILKAPMQLMGYDLPKGMMLSICTYLTHQRPDIYPEPQRFRPERFLERQFSPYEFLPFGGGNRRCIGAAFALFEMKLVLATILSNYSLELLDKEPLNPVRRGIVFAPNGGVNLRVKAKF, encoded by the coding sequence ATGATTACAAATCCAGAAAATTCGGCAATTCACAAGAGTGCTAAATTACCACCAAAATTTCGCTCACCTAGATTTATTCAAACGATGCAATCAATTTTTACTCCCATATCTTCTTTAGAGGAAGCTCAACAACGCTATGGAGATATTTATTTAGCGGAATTTAGTAGTTTTCCTTCGCAAGTAGTGCTGAGTAATGTCCAAGCAATTGAGGCAGTTTTTACAGCCGATGCTAACCTGTTTGAAATCGATTCAGAAGGCCAAATTATCGAACCGCTCTTGGGGGCTAACTCGTTAGTATTACTTGATGGCGATCGCCACTTACAACAGCGTAAACTGTTAATGCCTCCCTTCCACGGTGAACGGATGCGGGCTTATGGTCAATTAATCCGTGATATTACTCAGCAAGTTACTAATCAGTGGACTGTGGGAGAAAATTTTGTCGCTCGTACTAGTATGCAAGATATTTCCTTGCAAGTAATTTTACGTGCTGTTTTTGGCTTAAAAGAAGGGGAACGTTACCAACAAATCAAGGAAGTTTTAACTGAGATGTTGGATACTTTTAATTCTCCTTTGAGTTCTGTATTTTTGTTTCTCAAGTCATTACAACGCGATTTAGGTGCTTGGAGTCCTTGGGGCAAATTTATCCGGCGCAGAAAACAGTTTAATGAATTGATTTACCAAGAAATTCGGGAACGTCGTCATCATCGTGAATCTCAGGGTAATGATATCCTCAGCTTGTTATTATCTGCACGGGATGAAAATGGGGAAGAAATGACTGATGTGGAGTTACGCGATCAGTTAATAACTATGTTATTTGCTGGTCATGAAACTACCGCTATCGCTCTAGCTTGGGCTTTATATTGGGTTCATTCTATTCCAGAAGTGCGGGAAAAATTGCTGCAAGAACTCAATTCTATTGATGTAGCTAATGCAGATCCCACCGTAATTACTCAACTGCCATATTTGAATGCTGTCTGTTCGGAAACGCTGCGGATTTATCCAGTTGTTTTCTTTAGTTTGCCGCGCATTCTCAAAGCACCTATGCAATTAATGGGCTATGATTTACCAAAAGGGATGATGCTGTCTATATGTACTTATCTGACTCACCAGCGCCCAGATATTTACCCAGAACCTCAGCGTTTTAGACCAGAACGTTTTTTAGAACGGCAGTTTTCTCCCTATGAATTTTTACCTTTTGGGGGTGGAAATCGTCGCTGTATTGGTGCGGCATTTGCTTTATTTGAAATGAAATTAGTTTTGGCAACCATCCTCTCAAATTATTCCTTAGAACTGCTGGATAAAGAGCCGCTTAATCCTGTTCGCCGGGGCATAGTATTTGCACCCAATGGCGGCGTTAATTTGAGGGTAAAAGCTAAATTTTAG
- the ruvX gene encoding Holliday junction resolvase RuvX, whose protein sequence is MTPPEQPQPFISALGLDFGRKRMGVAGCDGTGLIATGLTTIERTSFERDVQQIRNLVNERQVQVLVIGLPYSMDGTLGFQARQVQKFAKKLAKALQLPVEYVDERLTSFQAEQLLIAENRSPSRHKGLIDRKAASIILQQWLDTRRANFSKSVLALKY, encoded by the coding sequence ATGACACCCCCAGAGCAGCCACAGCCGTTTATTTCAGCATTGGGTTTAGATTTCGGTCGCAAGCGGATGGGTGTAGCGGGGTGCGATGGTACGGGTTTAATTGCTACAGGACTAACCACGATTGAGCGTACATCCTTTGAGCGAGATGTCCAGCAAATCCGCAACTTAGTCAATGAGCGTCAGGTGCAAGTTCTGGTGATTGGTTTACCTTACTCAATGGATGGGACTCTCGGATTCCAGGCGCGTCAAGTGCAGAAATTTGCCAAAAAACTGGCGAAGGCATTGCAATTGCCTGTGGAATATGTAGATGAGCGATTAACTTCTTTTCAAGCAGAGCAACTGTTAATAGCTGAAAATCGCTCCCCATCACGCCATAAAGGTTTAATTGACCGGAAGGCAGCATCGATCATTTTGCAACAATGGCTGGACACTAGGCGCGCCAACTTCTCTAAATCGGTGCTAGCCTTAAAGTATTGA
- a CDS encoding Coq4 family protein gives MFKKLKQIKMLLTYKNSNHLGDLAILKSELFEAKIPPEVASKFQEVVGYHPFIDLDKLSQYPQGSFGREYADHMQANHLRPFNISPELEDVARCNVFALRYAVTHDIFHVLLGFDTTYAGEIGVLAFAVEQNYSKALKIGLWIAKLLYPMLAPQQIKAILRNLSQGREMAKNADFLLGYRFEEHWLDSIAEVRKCLSLPPIATSS, from the coding sequence ATGTTCAAGAAATTGAAACAAATTAAAATGCTTCTGACTTATAAAAACTCAAACCATTTAGGTGATTTAGCTATTCTTAAATCGGAGTTATTTGAGGCAAAAATTCCGCCAGAAGTAGCTTCTAAATTTCAAGAAGTAGTGGGATATCATCCTTTTATTGATTTAGACAAATTAAGCCAATATCCTCAAGGTTCCTTTGGACGAGAATATGCTGACCATATGCAAGCAAATCATCTGCGACCCTTCAATATCAGTCCTGAGCTAGAGGACGTTGCTAGATGTAATGTGTTTGCTTTGCGATATGCGGTTACTCACGATATTTTTCATGTTTTACTGGGATTTGATACCACCTATGCTGGAGAAATCGGGGTTCTGGCTTTTGCAGTTGAGCAGAACTATAGCAAAGCACTAAAAATTGGTTTATGGATAGCTAAATTACTCTATCCTATGCTTGCCCCTCAACAAATTAAAGCAATTTTGAGGAATTTGTCCCAAGGTAGAGAAATGGCAAAAAATGCTGACTTTCTTTTGGGTTATCGATTTGAAGAACATTGGTTAGACTCAATTGCTGAGGTGAGAAAATGCTTATCTTTACCTCCAATAGCAACGTCTTCATGA
- a CDS encoding 4-hydroxybenzoate solanesyltransferase, translating into MLNPYKSKQEPVWLTIIRLLRWHKPEGRLILMIPALWAVFLAAAGKPPLPLVGVIVLGTLATSAAGCVVNDLWDRNIDPEVERTRNRPLASRALSIKVGIVVAIISLVCAAALALYLNPLSFWLSVAAVPVIVLYPGAKRVFPVPQLVLSIAWGFAVLISWSAVTQTLSQPTWLLWGATILWTLGFDTVYAMSDREDDRRIGVNSSALFFGNYAPLAISIFFVSTVILLAWLGILIHLKITFWVSLAIATIGWTWQCLRLRNQDLPNPVYGEIFRQNVWIGFILLAGMIAGSILA; encoded by the coding sequence ATGCTGAATCCTTACAAAAGTAAACAGGAACCTGTATGGCTAACTATTATCCGGCTTTTGCGGTGGCATAAACCAGAAGGACGATTAATTTTAATGATTCCTGCCCTTTGGGCTGTATTTTTAGCAGCCGCTGGAAAACCACCTTTACCTTTAGTAGGCGTAATTGTCTTAGGTACTTTGGCCACGAGTGCGGCTGGTTGTGTAGTCAACGATTTATGGGATAGGAACATTGATCCGGAAGTAGAGAGAACACGAAATCGACCTCTGGCTTCTCGCGCCCTGTCTATCAAAGTCGGAATTGTGGTCGCTATTATTTCCCTAGTATGTGCAGCAGCACTCGCTTTATATCTTAACCCCTTAAGTTTCTGGTTATCTGTGGCAGCTGTACCAGTAATTGTGCTTTATCCCGGTGCAAAGCGAGTATTTCCCGTACCGCAGCTGGTACTTTCCATTGCTTGGGGTTTTGCGGTTTTGATTAGCTGGAGTGCTGTCACACAAACTCTTTCTCAGCCAACTTGGCTATTGTGGGGCGCGACTATATTGTGGACATTAGGATTTGATACAGTTTATGCTATGAGCGATCGCGAAGATGATCGACGCATTGGCGTGAATTCCAGCGCTTTATTTTTTGGTAATTACGCCCCTCTAGCTATCAGCATTTTCTTTGTTAGTACAGTGATTCTACTAGCTTGGCTAGGTATATTGATTCATCTGAAAATAACCTTTTGGGTTAGCCTCGCAATTGCTACTATTGGCTGGACTTGGCAGTGTTTACGTTTAAGAAACCAAGACCTACCCAACCCTGTGTATGGTGAAATCTTCCGCCAAAATGTCTGGATTGGTTTTATTTTACTGGCGGGAATGATTGCCGGATCTATTTTAGCGTAG